A stretch of Elephas maximus indicus isolate mEleMax1 chromosome 20, mEleMax1 primary haplotype, whole genome shotgun sequence DNA encodes these proteins:
- the LOC126063817 gene encoding olfactory receptor 5D13-like translates to MVLTEGNQSTGATFTLLGFSEYPDLQVPLFMVFLAIYMVTAVGNLGMIVIIRINPKLHTPMFFFLSHLSFVDFCYSTIVTPKLLENLVVGDRTISFTGCIMQFFLACIFAIAEIFMLAVMAYDHFVAVCNPLLYTVFMSLKLCASLVAGPYAWGIVASLTLTYFLLALSFCGSTIINNFVCEHSVIVSVSCSDPYISQVLCFVIAIFNELSSLVIILTTYTFIFTTVIKMPSDGGCRKTFSTCASHLTAITIFHGTVLFLYCVPHSKTSWLIIKVGSVFYTVVIPMLNPLIYSLRDKDVKETVRKLMSHTIQS, encoded by the coding sequence ATGGTGttaactgaaggaaatcagagtaCTGGAGCCACATTCACCCTCTTGGGCTTCTCAGAATACCCAGACCTCCAGGTGCCCCTCTTCATGGTGTTCCTGGCCATCTACATGGTCACTGCGGTGGGGAACCTGGGCATGATTGTGATCATCAGGATCAACCCCAAACTCCACACCCCTATGTTCTTTTTCCTCAGTCACTTGTCTTTTGTTGATTTCTGCTACTCCACTATAGTTACACCCAAACTATTAGAAAACTTGGTTGTGGGAGACAGAACAATCTCCTTCACAGGGTGCATCATGCAGTTCTTCTTGGCTTGTATATTTGCAATTGCAGAAATATTCATGTtggcagtgatggcctatgaccattTTGTGGCAGTTTGTAACCCCCTGCTTTACACCGTTTTCATGTCCCTAAAGCTCTGTGCATCATTAGTGGCCGGGCCCTACGCATGGGGTATAGTTGCTTCCCTGACACTCACTTATTTTCTTCTGGCATTATCCTTCTGTGGTTCTACTATCATAAATAACTTTGTCTGTGAGCACTCTGTCATTGTTTCTGTCTCCTGCTCTGATCCCTATATCAGCCAGGTGCTTTGTTTTGTCATTGCCATATTCAATGAGCTGAGCAGCCTGGTGATCATCCTCACTACTTATACTTTCATTTTCACTACTGTCATAAAAATGCCTTCTGATGGGGGGTGCCGAAAAAccttctccacctgtgcctcccacTTGACCGCCATCACCATTTTCCATGGGACTGTCCTTTTCCTCTATTGTGTACCCCATTCCAAAACCTCATGGCTCATCATCAAAGTAGGATCTGTGTTTTACACAGTGGTcatccccatgctgaaccccctgATCTACAGTCTCAGGGACAAAGATGTGAAGGAGACTGTCAGAAAGTTAATGAGCCACACAATACAATCTTga